A stretch of DNA from Halobaculum sp. XH14:
TCCAGACTGCACTGCTGAAAGGTGTGATTACAGTGAGTCCGTCCGACGAAACCGGGAGCTATCGACGCCCGGCCGCGGCGCGCTCGACGCCGGAGCGACCGGTTCCCACGGGCCAGGACGGCTCCGCCGGGGCGGAATGACCTCCCCGAAGACCGCCATTCTGGTGGCCGACGCCGCCGTCGGCCTGGCCATCGGTAACGTGCTCGCCATGCTGCTCGTGGTGACCCACCCGGTCCAGATGTCGACCATGCTGCTCGTCAGGAACGTCTTCATCGCCGGCTTCGTCGCCGGCGTCCTCATCACGCTGCTCATCACGGGTGCCCGCGACGCACACCGGCTCGGCCTGCTGACCAGACACTCGTAGCCCGTCGGCGTCGCCGGTCCACGTCGACGGGAGTCCTAGCAGCTCGAGAACGGCTCGACGGCCGACGGCGACGAGTCGCGGCCGGCGAACGCGATCCCGGAGTCGGCCCCCGACTAACGCCGGGAAGTGGCCGTCTTACGAACACGTGCGGGCGGCAGTAGTCCCGTGTGAGCACGGACCATCCGACCCCCGAGAAACGCGCCCGTCGCCTCGGAACGCCCTCGCCGGGGGTCGGCGTCTTCGCGCTCGTCCTCACCCAGGCCGGCGATCTCGTCACGACGCTCGTCGCCCTCCGGTCGGTGCCGGCGCTCGAGGAGGCAAACGTCGTCGTCGCCCGGGCGATCGCGGCGTTCGGGCCGACCGTCGGCCTGACCGTGGCATCGGTCGTCGCGGTCGGCAGCCTCGTGGCCGCGACGGAGCTTGGCGCGGCGATCGTGCGCGACCACGCCGACGGCTCTCGACGGGTGGTGGGCGCGGTTCGACTGCTCGGTTACGGCCCGGCGACGGCGCTCAACGCGGGCGTCGTTGCCCACAACGTGCTGTTGCTTGCGACGGTCTGACGGCCGGGCACCCGTCCGGACGGCGTCGCTGCCGCTCGATCGGTTCGCGGGCGTCGGGACCGTTCGTGCGTCCGGGGGACGTCCGTTCAGCCATCCGGGACGTCCGGCGTCCCGGTCAGTCGAGCAGGTCCTGGGTCTGAATGAGGCTCCAGGTCTCCCGACCCTCCTCCGTGATCCCGTACACGCGTCCCTTGCGTCGCTCCTCGGGAACGAGCAGTTCGACGAGTTCGCGCTCGCGCAGCCCGCGGAGCGCCCGCGAGACGTGCGTGACCGCGAGGTCCTCGTCGTCGGCGATGCCCGAGGGCGTCGCCGGGCTGTCGGCCAGCCGACCGAGGACGGCGACCCGGTAGCGCGAGCTGATGACGTAGCCGACCACGTCCCAGTCGTCGCTCATGCGTCCGGTCCCCCGGTCGATCCTCCGGCGGCCTCGACCCGGTGTGGATGGGTTCCTGAGTTCATCGGTCCATGCTGTGTGCCCGCGAGGCGGGCCCGTTCGGTCTCCCCCGCGCAGGGGGTGGCTGTACGGCGGCTCATCGGCGGCGGCGCTCCACGAGCGTCATCTCGCGCCCGTTCGTCACGAACCGCGTGTACACGTACTGTGCGACGGTGACCGCCAGGAACGCCCCGACGACGACGACGCCCGCGACGGCGTCCGGGACGCCGGCGAACAGCGGCGCGTCGACGACGGTGAGCAGGTAGAACAGGCCGCCGACCGCGGCGGTGCCGATGTAGAGCGCCTGCCACGGCGGCTCCTCCCGTTCCTCCTCGGGCAGATACCGCTCCAGCTGCCCGACCGTCCCCGTGAGCTCGATCTCGCCGCTGTCGGGGTCGTAGTCGACGATGCCGGCGTTGCGTAGCTTCGGGATGTGTGTCTGGTACAGTGAGACGTACACCCGTTTCTCCTGCTGGTCGGTTAGCTCTTCGGCCGGCACCTGGTTCTCCCAGGCGGCGACTTCCCGTGCGAGCGCGGTCAGTTCGATCGGGCGGCCGTGCTCACGAAGGTACGAGATGACGAAACGACGCCTGGGGTTACTCAGGAGGTCGTACACCTCGTTCTGCGACAGCCTACCGTGCTCTGACTCGGACATCAGTCGGGGCTCGTGTGTTCGGCGATCGCGGGCCGCCGTTGCACCTATAGCGGTCGTTCGGCCACTTTGTTACTCCCAGGTTACGCATTGGCGACGTGAGGACGCTGCTCGGGCCCGCGCTGATTGCATACCCCCCTCGGTCCCGCCGGTTCATTCCACCGTGACACTCTTTGCCAGGTTTCGGGGTTTGTCGATGGACCGCCCGAGGAGGTCGGCGACGTGATACGACACGAGCTGGAGCTGCACGTTCGCCAGCACGCCGAGCGCGTCCGGGTGCGTGTCGGGCACCGGGAGGAACTCGTCGGCCAGCTCGCGGACCTTCCGTGACCCCTCGCCGGCGATGGCGATGACCGGCGCGCCGCGCGCCCGCACCTCCTCGACGTTCGCCAGCGCCTTTTCCTCGTGTCGCCCGTCGAAGACGGCGACGACGGGCGTCTCCTCGGTGACGAGCGCCAGCGGTCCGTGCTTCAGCTCAGCCGAGCCGAACCCCTCAGCGTGCTCGTATGTTATCTCTTTGAACTTAAGTGCACCTTCCAGCGCAACCGGGTGGCCGACCCCCCGACCGATGAAGAAGTACGCGTCGCGGTCGCGGTACCGGTCGGCGAGGTCGGCCACCGTCGAGTCCTCGAGGACCCGCGTGAGGTCGCTCGGGAGCCGCCGGAACGCGGCGGCGCGTTCGGCCCGGTCCTCGCTGGGCGAGCCGGTCAGGTCCTCGACGAGCCGTTCGCCGAGCAGCGACAGCGCGGTCACCTGCGAGGAGAACGTCTTCGTCGCGGCGACGCCGATCTCCGGTCCGGCGCGGATGAACAGCGCGTCGTCGCACGTCCGGGCGGCGGTGGAGCCGACGACGTTCGTGACCGCGAGCGTCCGGGCGCCCTCGTCGCGCGCGTGGCGGATCGACTGGAGCGTGTCGGCCGTCTCCCCGCTCTGTGTGACCGCGACCACGAGCGTGTCCTCGGTGACGGGTGTGGGCGTCGTGGCGTACTCGCCGGCGCGGAACGCGTGTGCGCGGACGCCGCTCTCGACGAGGTGTTCTCTCGCGTACAGGGCCGCGTGGTAGGAGGTGCCACAGGCGACGAACTGGACGTCGCTCACCCCGTCGAACGACCCCGGCGGGAACGACGACAGCGAGACGCCGCCGTCGTCCTCGATGCGGCCGCGGACGGTCCGATCGAGCGCCTGGGGCTGCTCGTTGATCTCCTTGAGCATGTAGTGCTCGTAGCCGTCGCGCTCGGCGTCCTCCGGCTGCCAGTCGACGCTGGTCGGCTCGCGCGGTAGCCGGTCGCCGTCGGTGTCGGTGACGCGGTAGCCGGCCGGGCCGACCTCGACGACGTCGCCGTCCTCCAGGTGGACCACGCGGTCGGTGTACTCCAGGAACGACGGGACGTCGCTGGCGAGGAACTGCCGGTCGTCGTCGAGTCCGAGCACGAGCGGCGAGCCGCGCCGCGTCGCGTACAGCGATCCCTCGCCGCCACACAGCGTCACGACGGCGAAGCTGCCCTCGAGGCGGTCGACGGCGCGCCGGAACGCCTCGTCGGTCGACCGACCGTCGTCGAGCCCCTCCTCGATGAGGTGGGGGATGACCTCGGTGTCCGTGTCGCTGGTGAACTCGTGGCCGCGCTGGCGCAGTTCCTCGCGGAGCGTCTCGTGGTTCTCGATGATCCCGTTGTGGACGACCGAGACCGTGCCCGTGCAGTCGGTGTGCGGGTGGGCGTTCTCGTCGGTCGGCGGGCCGTGGGTGCTCCAGCGGGTGTGGCCGATGCCGATGGAGCCGGCCGGGACCGTCTCCGCGACCGCCTCACGGAGGGCGTCGATCTCGCCCGAGCGCTTCAGGACGCTGACGTCCGCTTCGCCGCGGGGGACCGCGATGCCGCTGGAGTCGTAGCCGCGGTACTCGAGGTTCGCCAGCCCGGTGAGTAACTCGTCGACGACGTCGCCCTCGGCGACGCAGGCGGTTATCCCACACATCGGGTGGCTCCCTCTCGAGACCGGTCGTGCGCCTGTACGAGTGATTGTGACGGTGGTGCCGCCGATAGGGGTCCTCTCATTGGTGGCTCCCGGATGGGCGCGCCATCCGCGTTGACGATGGGGAATGACCCGTTCGCTCCATTGTTATTCGTGCGCTGTGGGCCGTCTCCGTCGGGTTAGTCACGTCCAGCCCGTCGCGCGTCGCGGCGGCCGTATCGTGGACTGATACCGGCAAAACGGCCGAAACCGAGCGGTAGCGAACTGATAACAAAGGGGTTAGCTAGCCCCGAGACGGACGTCACATGTTAGTCATCCGCTGGGCGGGAGACGGCGCGGACGAGCGGTTCGCGCCGTCGATTCCGCCCACCACGCACCCGATCGGGCCGGATCCGGCGGTCGGCGGCTCGGGCACCGTCGGCGCGCGCGGGTGCCGACGACCCGTCGCGTGTCGCCGCCGAGCCAGATCGGGTCGCCGAGTCGTTCGAGGAGTGGGACGCGGTCGCGGTCCGTCACCCGGCCCGTCTCGACGTGTGCCGCCGCCGGCGCCGTCGGGCCGGACGCCAATCCGGGGACCGGCACCGAGCCGGGCGAGACGCTGGCGCGCGACCGGGGAAGCAATGACCTACCGTCCCTCCGAACGAGCGAATCGGTCGACCTGCGCGGGATCCAGCGGTTTCGTCCCCGAGGCGAGGCCGTCGACACGAACCGATAAAGAACCGCTGCCAGTGAGTTGCATAAATACAGCATTACGTATAAGTAATGTGCGTACAGACATTGTAGCTGCCCGAAACACGACGGGTGGGAAAACGGAGTGCCGGGGTGGACGTCTCGGACGCCCCATCGAATCGAGCGGACCGTGGACGCCGGAGCGGACTCGTGGAACGAACCATGTCATCGAAAGCCGGAACCCAGAGACAGATGAACAGTAGTGAGCCGACGACCCCCGAACGCGTCGGCTCAGCGGATAGTTCCTCCCCAGAGGAGGAGAGCGCGGAGGAAGCGACCGAACAGCGAGCACGGGACCTCCCCCTCGACATCATCTTCGAGGTGTTGAAAAACGAGCGCAGACGGCTGGTCCTGGCGTACCTCCGGGACGCGGAGGGGGCCGTCACGATCGGCGAACTCGCCGAGCACATCGCCGCACACGAGAACGACATCACGCCGGCCGAGCTGAACGCCCAGCAGCGCAAGCGCGTGTACATCGGCCTCTACCAGTGTCACCTCCCCAAGATGGACGACGCGGACGCGGTCGCGTTCAACCAGGACCGCGGCATCGTCGAACTCGGGCGGAGCGCGGACACGCTGTATCAGTATCTCGACTCCGACTCGGGGGTCGAGGACAACGCGCGGTTGCGACAGTACACGATGTTCTCGGTCGTCGGCGGGCTTGCGTTCGTCTCGGCCCAGTTCGCGGGCACGCCGATGCTCCCCGAACTCATCGTGTTCGCGGTACTGGTCGGGGTGCCCGCAGTGACGTACTTCTCGGAAGGGACGTAGAGACCGGGTCGGCCACCACATCGTTCCGCTCCGATAGCCGATCAGGGGGGGAGAAACCGTCCGGGGCTCCGTTACTCCCGGACGACGACTTGACCGTCGCTGTGAACCGTGACGCCGCAGCCGTCGAGTTTGAAGAAGACGCCGCCGTCCAGGCCGCGGCTCCGTCCGTTCATGCGGTCGCCGAACAGCGCGTTCAGCGCGTCTGGGTCGACCGCGCTGTTCAGCGGTTCCACCGTCATCGGATCCTTGTCGAGCGTCGCCGCGACGGCGGTGACGACCGCCTCGGCGACCGACTCGTCCCCGAGGTCGATCCGGCTCCGGTGTGCGACGTCCATCGCGTTTGGTCCCCGGTCCACGGCGAGGTCGGGATCGGTCACGGTCATCGGAGATCCCTCCAAAATTGCAGGCTGGTAACAGGGAATAATTCTGCTAACATGCTGATGTACGACCCGTAGTGAGTATCTGCTGTACTTTAAACTAACGAGATATCGTGGGTGCCTCGGGCGGGTATGGAGGCCGGCCGCCGACCGACGGACTGCGTCCGGTCGCCCGGCTCAGTACGGCAGGCCGCCGGCGGTGGGCGAGGCGGCGACCAGCGCCGCGGGCTCCGGGGAACTCGCCCCGCGGTCGCCCCCGACGTCGGTCCCCGGCGCGAGCCCGCAGCCCGGCGCGAGCACCGCGTCCCTGAGGTGGACGTCACGTTCGACGGTCGCGCCGGGGAGCAACACGGCGTTCCCGAGCTCCGCCCCGGACCCCACGGTCGCCCCCGCGCCGACGACGACCGGTCCGTGGAGCGCGGCGTCGCGCGCGACGGTCGCGTTCGCCCCGACCAGTACGGGCCCCGAGAGCGTCGCGCCGCCCGCCACCTCGGCTCCCTCGGCGAGCGTCACGGCCCCGGAGACCGACGCCTCCGGCGAGCACGTCCCGTCGAGTCCGCCGGACAGGTCCGCGAGCGCGAGTTCGTTCGCCGCGAGCAGGTCGGCGGGACGGGCCACGTCGAGCCAGCGGTCGGTCTCGACGACCGAGACGTCCGTCCGGTCGACGGCGCGCGCGAGCACGTCCGTGATCTCGTGTTCGCCGCGCTCGCTCTGGCCGACGTCGAGCCAGTCGCGGGCGGCCGCGGGGAACACGTACGCCCCGGCGTTCGCCAGGTTCGTGGGCGGGTCCGCGGGCTTCTCGACGACGTCGGTGACGCGGTCGCCGTCGGTCGAGAGCACGCCGTACTCGCTCGGGTTCTCGACCCGGTGGGCCGCGACCGCGGGACCACGGTCGAACAGCGCGGCGACGGACGCCGGATCGTAGAGGTTGTCGCCGTTCAGCACCGCGAACGGGCCCTCGAGGTACGGCCGCGCGGCGTCGACCGCGTCGGCGGTGCCCTCGGGGACGGGCTGGTTGGCGTAGTGGACCGGCACGCCCGCGTACGTGTCGCCGAAGTACGAGCGGACGTGTGAGGCCTTGTAGCCGACGACGAACACGAGGCCGTCGGCGCCGCCCGCCACGGCCGCCTCGGCGGCGTGGGCGGCCAGCGGGCGGTTGGCGACGGGGAGCATCGGCTTGGGCGTCACCGTCGAGAGGGGGCGCATCCGGGTCCCCATTCCCGCGGCGAGGATGACAGCCTGCATACGCCGACTGGCAACGGACGACGGGACCCTTGTAATGCGACGGCTATCCCGACGGAATCTCGGGAACGGCTCCTGCCGGGACGAAAACCAGGGACTGAGTCCCGACGCCGGCCGGCTTACGCCTCGGGTCTGCCCGCCGGCCCCGCGTCGAGCTCCTCGATCGCGTCGCCGACGTGCTCGCGGGCCTGCTCGAACAGCTCGGTCGTCCGGTCGGCGTCCTCGGACTCGGCGGTGATGCGGACCAGCGGCTGGGTGCCGCTCGCGCGAACCAGGAACCAGCCGTCGGTCACGTCGACGCGAACGCCGTCGATGTCGGTGACGGCGTCGTAGCGGTCCCGGATCGTCTCGCTCACCGCGGCGACGACTTCGTCGTTTCGCTCGATGGAGACGCTCTCGCGGCGGAGCGGCGTCGACTCCACGGTCGAGAGCTGCTCGGCCAGCGGGCCGCGCTCGGCGACCATCGAGGCGAGCCGCACGGCCGCCAGCGGTCCGTCGGGCGCGGGGACGGCGTCGGGCCAGATCCACGCGCCGCTCGGCTCGCCGCCGAACGCGACCGAGCGCTCGCGGGCGCGCTCCGCGACGTGCCCGTCGCCGACGGCCGTGAGCGTGAGCGACGCGCCGACGTCCTGGAGCGCCCGCCGGACGGCCATGCTGGTGTTGATCGGCGCGGCGATGCGCTCGCCCGGCTCGACCGCGTCGCGCGCGAACAGCGCGAGCAGCGCGTCGCCCGCCACGAACTCGCCCGTTTCCGTGACCGCGAGCATCCGGTCGGCGTCGCCGTCGTGAGCGATGCCCAGGTCGGCGTCGATGGCCCCGACGAACTGGCGGAGCGACCGGCAGTGCTCCGCGGTCGGCTCGCTCGGCCGGGCCGGGAACGAGCCGTCCGGTTGGGCGTTGAGCGTCTCCACGTCCGCGCCGAGCCGGTCGAGCGCGGCCGCGGTCAGCCGTCCGCTGCCGTTGCCGGGGTCGACGACGACCGAGAGCCCCTCGAGCGGCGCGCCCGCCTCCACGAGCGCGTCGACGTGGCGCTCGACCGCGTCCTCGGCGGTCTCGACGGCGCCGACGCCGTCCCAGTCGGCGCGGTCGAACTCGCCGGACCGGATCCGTTCCGCGATCGCGTCCTGCTGGGGACCCACGTACGCCGAGCCCTGCTCGTCCCAGAGTTTGAGCCCGTTGTCGGCCGGCGGGTTGTGCGAGGCCGTGACGGTCACGCCCGCGTCGGCGTCGTACCAGCCGACGCCGCGGACGACCGTCGGCGTCGACACCTCGCCGAGGCGGACGACGTCGGCCCCGCACTCGGTGAGCCCCGCGACGAGCGCGTCCGCGAGCATCCGACCGCTGTCCCGCGGATCGCGCCCGACCACGACCCGGTCCCTGCCGGCCGAGGCCACCGCGCGCCCCACGTCGAGCGCCGTGGACGCGGTGACCTCGGACCCGACCTCGCCCCTGATTCCGCTGGTGCCGAACATGGGTGGTGCTGTCCCAGCCGGACAATAGTTATACTGCTTATACTCCGACGCCCTCGTCGTCGGTCGCGACGTCGCGTTTCGGGCCGGAACCGCACCCGTTCCGCTCGTGTGGTGGCTACGTGTCTGTCTCGGCGTCGTCGCCACCGGCGGAACTGTTGGCGGCACCCGAACCGGTCCCGCCGAGGTCCGCAGCTCCGGCGCCGTTGGCGTCACTTGCACCGGGCTCGCCGACCTCGCCGATGCCGACGTCGGCGGGATCGACCTCGCCGGTGCCGGCGTCCCGAGCGGCGGCGTCCGCATCGGCGCCGCGGGGCTCCTCGACCGCTCGGCCGTGGTCCGCCGCTCGCCCGTGACCGTTGACCGCGGGGTCGCCGGCGAGTCGACCGTCCGCCCCGTCCTCGTCGTTCGACGGGCTGCGGAGGCCGGGCGGCCCCGAGCGCACGGGAGAGACGTCGGCGCCTCCGGCGGCCTCGTCTCGCGCCCCGCGACGACTGACGACCGCCGCGTCGGCGTCGACGGGCCCGACCGCGTCCCGGCCCGTCCGGTCGGCCCGGCGACCGCGGCGCGTGCCGCCGGTTCGCCGGTCCGCGCCGTTCAACGCCGCGTTCGCGTCCATGTCGAGCGTCATCGCCCACAGGGTCGAGAGCACGCCCAGCAACCCGACCAGAAGCGACGAGCCGAGCGCGGCCGCCGCCCCGCCGCCGGCGAGCCCCGGAACCGTCGCGCCCGCGAGCGCGGCCGCCCCGGCGACCACGCCGAGGCCCCCGGCGAGCGTCGCCAGCGCGCCGACCGCGTAGGCGAACACGAGCGGGTGGAAGTCGAACAGGAGGTACTTCGTCCGCATGCGCCAGAGGAAGTTTCGGAGGAGCATCCCCGACACCTTCGGGATGTACGTCGAGTAGTCGATGTGGCTCTCCTCCTCGCCGTACGTCACGGGCCGCGGGACGTCGAGTACCCGGAGCCCGGCGACGTTGAGTTTGACGAGCAGGTCGTTGCAGTAGCCGTAGAACTCGTACATCCCGTCGATGTCGGCCCGTTCGAGCGCCTCCAGCGAGATGGCGGTGTAGCCGCTCTGGGGGTCGCCGGTCGTCCAGTAGCCGCTGGCCATCTTCGTCAGCCCCGAGAGGACGGCGTTGCCGACGAAGCGGAACGCCGGCATCTCGTCCCGGTCGGTCCGGTTCAGGAACCGGTTCCCCTTGGTGTAGTCGGCCCGCCCCTCGACGATGGGGTCGAGCAGCGCGTCGAGCATCTCCGGCTCCATCTGGTCGTCCCCGCCCATCACGGTCGTCACCGCCATGCCGTCCTCGCGGGCGTGCCGGTAGCCGGTCTTTATCGCCCCGCCGACGCCGCGGTTCTCCTCGTGCTCGATGGGCACGACGCGCCGCGTGAACCGGCGCGGCCCGTCCGGCGCCGGCTCGAACGCCTCGTTGAGACGGCTCGCCGTCTCGCGGATCTCGGCCAGGGTGCCGTCAGTGGAGCCGTCGTCGACGACGTACACCCGGTCGACGAACGACGGCACGCCCTCGAGGGTTCGGCCGACGAGTCCCTCCTCGTTGTATGCCGGGATGACGACCCCGACGGTGTGTCCTCGGTACATGATCTCGCCGGGGCTGTGCCCGGCAGGTCGTGCCAGCGTACGCCCACGAACGGTTTTGTTACCCGTCTCCTGTCGCGTCGCCTCGGCCGCTGGCGGACGTCAGCCGCAGGGTAAACAGGCCGAGA
This window harbors:
- the glmU gene encoding bifunctional sugar-1-phosphate nucleotidylyltransferase/acetyltransferase → MQAVILAAGMGTRMRPLSTVTPKPMLPVANRPLAAHAAEAAVAGGADGLVFVVGYKASHVRSYFGDTYAGVPVHYANQPVPEGTADAVDAARPYLEGPFAVLNGDNLYDPASVAALFDRGPAVAAHRVENPSEYGVLSTDGDRVTDVVEKPADPPTNLANAGAYVFPAAARDWLDVGQSERGEHEITDVLARAVDRTDVSVVETDRWLDVARPADLLAANELALADLSGGLDGTCSPEASVSGAVTLAEGAEVAGGATLSGPVLVGANATVARDAALHGPVVVGAGATVGSGAELGNAVLLPGATVERDVHLRDAVLAPGCGLAPGTDVGGDRGASSPEPAALVAASPTAGGLPY
- a CDS encoding DUF7344 domain-containing protein; the protein is MNSSEPTTPERVGSADSSSPEEESAEEATEQRARDLPLDIIFEVLKNERRRLVLAYLRDAEGAVTIGELAEHIAAHENDITPAELNAQQRKRVYIGLYQCHLPKMDDADAVAFNQDRGIVELGRSADTLYQYLDSDSGVEDNARLRQYTMFSVVGGLAFVSAQFAGTPMLPELIVFAVLVGVPAVTYFSEGT
- the glmS gene encoding glutamine--fructose-6-phosphate transaminase (isomerizing); the encoded protein is MCGITACVAEGDVVDELLTGLANLEYRGYDSSGIAVPRGEADVSVLKRSGEIDALREAVAETVPAGSIGIGHTRWSTHGPPTDENAHPHTDCTGTVSVVHNGIIENHETLREELRQRGHEFTSDTDTEVIPHLIEEGLDDGRSTDEAFRRAVDRLEGSFAVVTLCGGEGSLYATRRGSPLVLGLDDDRQFLASDVPSFLEYTDRVVHLEDGDVVEVGPAGYRVTDTDGDRLPREPTSVDWQPEDAERDGYEHYMLKEINEQPQALDRTVRGRIEDDGGVSLSSFPPGSFDGVSDVQFVACGTSYHAALYAREHLVESGVRAHAFRAGEYATTPTPVTEDTLVVAVTQSGETADTLQSIRHARDEGARTLAVTNVVGSTAARTCDDALFIRAGPEIGVAATKTFSSQVTALSLLGERLVEDLTGSPSEDRAERAAAFRRLPSDLTRVLEDSTVADLADRYRDRDAYFFIGRGVGHPVALEGALKFKEITYEHAEGFGSAELKHGPLALVTEETPVVAVFDGRHEEKALANVEEVRARGAPVIAIAGEGSRKVRELADEFLPVPDTHPDALGVLANVQLQLVSYHVADLLGRSIDKPRNLAKSVTVE
- a CDS encoding winged helix-turn-helix domain-containing protein, which gives rise to MSDDWDVVGYVISSRYRVAVLGRLADSPATPSGIADDEDLAVTHVSRALRGLRERELVELLVPEERRKGRVYGITEEGRETWSLIQTQDLLD
- the glmM gene encoding phosphoglucosamine mutase; translation: MFGTSGIRGEVGSEVTASTALDVGRAVASAGRDRVVVGRDPRDSGRMLADALVAGLTECGADVVRLGEVSTPTVVRGVGWYDADAGVTVTASHNPPADNGLKLWDEQGSAYVGPQQDAIAERIRSGEFDRADWDGVGAVETAEDAVERHVDALVEAGAPLEGLSVVVDPGNGSGRLTAAALDRLGADVETLNAQPDGSFPARPSEPTAEHCRSLRQFVGAIDADLGIAHDGDADRMLAVTETGEFVAGDALLALFARDAVEPGERIAAPINTSMAVRRALQDVGASLTLTAVGDGHVAERARERSVAFGGEPSGAWIWPDAVPAPDGPLAAVRLASMVAERGPLAEQLSTVESTPLRRESVSIERNDEVVAAVSETIRDRYDAVTDIDGVRVDVTDGWFLVRASGTQPLVRITAESEDADRTTELFEQAREHVGDAIEELDAGPAGRPEA
- a CDS encoding glycosyltransferase family 2 protein, translating into MYRGHTVGVVIPAYNEEGLVGRTLEGVPSFVDRVYVVDDGSTDGTLAEIRETASRLNEAFEPAPDGPRRFTRRVVPIEHEENRGVGGAIKTGYRHAREDGMAVTTVMGGDDQMEPEMLDALLDPIVEGRADYTKGNRFLNRTDRDEMPAFRFVGNAVLSGLTKMASGYWTTGDPQSGYTAISLEALERADIDGMYEFYGYCNDLLVKLNVAGLRVLDVPRPVTYGEEESHIDYSTYIPKVSGMLLRNFLWRMRTKYLLFDFHPLVFAYAVGALATLAGGLGVVAGAAALAGATVPGLAGGGAAAALGSSLLVGLLGVLSTLWAMTLDMDANAALNGADRRTGGTRRGRRADRTGRDAVGPVDADAAVVSRRGARDEAAGGADVSPVRSGPPGLRSPSNDEDGADGRLAGDPAVNGHGRAADHGRAVEEPRGADADAAARDAGTGEVDPADVGIGEVGEPGASDANGAGAADLGGTGSGAANSSAGGDDAETDT
- a CDS encoding HalOD1 output domain-containing protein — protein: MTVTDPDLAVDRGPNAMDVAHRSRIDLGDESVAEAVVTAVAATLDKDPMTVEPLNSAVDPDALNALFGDRMNGRSRGLDGGVFFKLDGCGVTVHSDGQVVVRE
- a CDS encoding DUF7344 domain-containing protein, with product MSESEHGRLSQNEVYDLLSNPRRRFVISYLREHGRPIELTALAREVAAWENQVPAEELTDQQEKRVYVSLYQTHIPKLRNAGIVDYDPDSGEIELTGTVGQLERYLPEEEREEPPWQALYIGTAAVGGLFYLLTVVDAPLFAGVPDAVAGVVVVGAFLAVTVAQYVYTRFVTNGREMTLVERRRR